A single Pseudomonas sp. MM223 DNA region contains:
- the katG gene encoding Catalase-peroxidase (*Name katG) → MSNESKCPFHQTAGGGTTNRDWWPDQLNLRILHQHSNKSSPDPDFDYAKAFKSLDFQALKRDLTALMTDSQDWWPADFGHYGPLFIRMAWHSAGTYRIGDGRGGAGSGQQRFAPLNSWPDNVSLDKARRLLWPIKQKYGNKISWADLIVLTGNVALESMGFKTFGFSGGRADVWEPDEDVYWGSEKVWLGGDTRYGKDQVKAQPPGQGDLVAEPAKHGEEQNRDLSAERNLENPLAAVQMGLIYVNPEGPEGNPDPVASGKDIRETFGRMAMNDEETVALIAGGHAFGKTHGAGPADNVGPEPEAAGLELQGLGWANKFGSGKGGDAITSGLEVIWTSTPTKWSNEYLNNLFNFEWELTKSPAGANQWRPKEGKGAGTVPDAHDPGKKHAPSMLTSDLALRFDPIYEPIARRFKDNPDQLADAFARAWYKLIHRDMGPLARYLGPEMPNEELLWQDPLPKAEPSTLTEQDIAGLKAKVLASGLSVGELVSTAWASASTFRGSDKRGGANGARVRLAPQKDWAANQGVGKVLAALEKIQGEFNNGGKKVSLADLIVLAGTAAVEKAAKDAGYTGNVGFRPGRVDASQAQTDVESFAVLEPLADGFRNFTKARYSVKAEKLLLDKAQLLTLTAPELTVLIGGLRVLGANHGDSKHGVFTDKPGTLSNDFFLNLLDMGVEWKPTSADNETFEGRDRKTGQVKWTGSRVDLVFGSHAQLRALSEVYGSSDGGDKFVRDFVAAWQKVMEPGSL, encoded by the coding sequence ATGTCGAACGAATCGAAATGCCCGTTCCATCAAACCGCAGGTGGCGGCACCACCAACCGTGACTGGTGGCCTGACCAGCTCAACCTTCGAATTCTTCACCAACATTCCAACAAGTCGAGCCCCGACCCGGACTTCGATTATGCCAAGGCGTTCAAGAGCCTCGACTTCCAGGCCTTGAAAAGAGACCTGACCGCCTTGATGACCGACTCCCAGGACTGGTGGCCCGCCGACTTCGGCCATTATGGTCCGTTGTTCATCCGCATGGCCTGGCACAGCGCCGGTACCTACCGCATTGGTGATGGCCGGGGGGGTGCGGGCTCTGGCCAGCAGCGTTTTGCCCCGCTCAACAGCTGGCCGGACAACGTCAGCCTGGACAAGGCCCGGCGCCTGCTGTGGCCGATCAAGCAAAAATATGGCAACAAGATTTCCTGGGCCGACCTGATCGTGCTCACCGGCAACGTTGCCCTGGAATCCATGGGCTTCAAGACCTTCGGCTTTTCTGGCGGGCGCGCCGATGTGTGGGAGCCTGACGAAGATGTTTACTGGGGTTCGGAAAAAGTCTGGTTGGGCGGCGATACCCGCTACGGCAAGGACCAGGTCAAGGCCCAGCCGCCAGGCCAGGGTGACCTGGTAGCCGAGCCGGCCAAGCATGGCGAAGAACAGAACCGCGATTTGTCCGCCGAGCGGAACCTGGAAAACCCGCTGGCCGCCGTGCAGATGGGCCTGATCTACGTGAACCCGGAAGGCCCGGAAGGTAACCCTGACCCGGTGGCTTCGGGCAAGGACATCCGTGAAACCTTTGGCCGCATGGCCATGAACGATGAAGAAACCGTGGCGCTGATCGCGGGCGGCCACGCCTTCGGCAAGACCCACGGCGCCGGCCCTGCCGACAACGTCGGCCCCGAACCGGAGGCGGCCGGCCTTGAGCTGCAAGGCCTGGGCTGGGCCAACAAGTTCGGCAGCGGCAAGGGCGGTGATGCCATCACCAGCGGCCTGGAAGTGATCTGGACCTCGACCCCCACGAAGTGGAGCAACGAGTACCTCAACAACCTGTTCAACTTTGAGTGGGAACTGACCAAGAGCCCGGCAGGTGCGAATCAGTGGCGGCCGAAAGAGGGCAAAGGCGCAGGCACCGTGCCGGATGCCCACGACCCGGGCAAGAAACACGCGCCGTCGATGCTCACCTCCGACCTGGCACTACGCTTCGACCCGATCTACGAGCCGATCGCCCGTCGTTTCAAGGACAACCCAGATCAGCTGGCGGATGCCTTCGCCCGTGCCTGGTACAAGCTGATCCACCGTGACATGGGCCCGCTGGCGCGCTACCTGGGCCCGGAAATGCCCAATGAAGAGTTGCTGTGGCAAGACCCACTGCCTAAAGCCGAGCCCTCCACGCTCACTGAGCAGGATATTGCTGGCCTTAAAGCCAAGGTGCTGGCCTCGGGCTTGAGCGTGGGTGAACTGGTCTCCACCGCCTGGGCATCGGCGTCGACCTTCCGTGGCTCCGACAAGCGCGGTGGTGCCAATGGCGCCCGCGTGCGCCTGGCGCCGCAGAAAGACTGGGCTGCAAACCAGGGTGTAGGCAAGGTGCTGGCGGCGCTGGAAAAGATCCAGGGCGAGTTCAACAACGGCGGCAAGAAGGTTTCCTTGGCCGACCTGATCGTGCTGGCCGGTACCGCAGCCGTTGAAAAGGCCGCCAAGGACGCCGGTTACACGGGCAACGTAGGGTTCCGCCCGGGCCGCGTCGATGCGTCTCAGGCGCAGACCGATGTCGAGTCGTTCGCCGTGCTGGAACCGTTGGCCGACGGCTTCCGTAACTTCACCAAGGCCCGCTACAGCGTCAAGGCCGAGAAGCTGTTGCTGGACAAGGCCCAGTTGCTGACCCTGACCGCGCCGGAACTGACCGTGCTAATCGGCGGCCTGCGCGTGCTGGGCGCCAACCATGGCGACAGCAAGCATGGCGTGTTCACCGACAAGCCCGGCACCCTGAGCAACGACTTCTTCCTCAACCTGCTGGACATGGGCGTGGAATGGAAGCCGACCTCGGCGGACAACGAAACCTTCGAAGGCCGCGACCGCAAGACCGGGCAGGTGAAGTGGACCGGTAGCCGGGTTGACCTGGTGTTTGGTTCGCATGCCCAGTTGCGGGCGTTGAGCGAGGTGTATGGCAGCAGTGATGGGGGTGACAAGTTTGTGCGGGACTTTGTGGCCGCCTGGCAGAAGGTCATGGAGCCTGGATCGCTTTGA
- a CDS encoding Creatinase produces the protein MQMPKTLKIRNGDKVQPTFSAQEYAARHARLRAYMAEHDIEAAIFTSYHNVNYYSDFLYCSFGRPYALVITQDKVVSISANIDGGQPWRRTVGTDNIVYTDWQRDNYFVAIQQALPLASRIGVEHDHLNLQNHAKLAACYPKAELLDIGAPCMRMRMIKSAEEQALIRHGAQVADIGGAAVVEALREQVPEYEVALHATQAMVREIARRFPDAELMDTWTWFQSGLNTDGAHNPVTSRRVGKGEILSLNCFPMIAGYYTALERTLFLDHCPDDYLRLWQANVEVHEAGLKLVRPGMRCSDIARELNEIFLRHDLLQYRTFGYGHSFGTLSHYYGREAGLELREDIDTVLEPGMVVSIEPMIMLPEGRPGAGGYREHDILIVNDNGAENITKFPYGPEHNIIRK, from the coding sequence ATGCAAATGCCAAAGACCCTGAAAATCCGCAACGGCGACAAGGTGCAGCCAACCTTCTCGGCACAGGAATACGCGGCCCGTCACGCTCGCCTGCGTGCCTACATGGCCGAACATGACATCGAGGCGGCGATCTTCACGTCGTACCACAACGTCAACTACTACAGCGACTTCCTCTACTGCTCGTTCGGCCGCCCCTATGCACTGGTGATCACCCAGGACAAGGTTGTCTCGATCAGCGCCAACATCGACGGCGGCCAACCCTGGCGGCGCACAGTTGGCACTGACAACATCGTCTACACCGACTGGCAACGCGACAACTACTTCGTTGCCATCCAGCAGGCGCTGCCGTTGGCCTCGCGCATCGGTGTCGAACACGACCACCTGAACTTGCAGAACCACGCCAAACTGGCCGCCTGCTACCCCAAAGCCGAGTTGCTGGACATTGGCGCGCCGTGCATGCGCATGCGCATGATCAAGTCGGCCGAGGAACAGGCGCTGATCCGCCACGGTGCACAGGTGGCCGACATTGGCGGTGCGGCAGTGGTAGAGGCGCTGCGTGAGCAGGTGCCCGAGTATGAAGTGGCGCTGCATGCCACCCAGGCGATGGTCCGTGAGATCGCCAGGCGCTTCCCCGATGCAGAACTGATGGACACCTGGACCTGGTTCCAGTCCGGGCTCAACACCGATGGCGCGCACAACCCGGTGACCAGCCGCCGCGTCGGCAAGGGTGAAATCCTGAGCCTCAACTGCTTCCCGATGATCGCTGGCTACTACACCGCGCTGGAGCGCACACTGTTCCTCGACCATTGCCCGGATGACTACCTGCGCCTGTGGCAGGCCAACGTCGAGGTGCACGAGGCCGGGTTGAAACTGGTACGGCCGGGCATGCGCTGCAGCGACATTGCCCGTGAGCTGAACGAAATCTTCCTGCGCCACGACCTGCTGCAATACCGCACATTCGGTTATGGCCATTCGTTCGGCACCTTGAGCCACTACTACGGCCGCGAAGCGGGGCTGGAGTTGCGCGAAGACATCGACACAGTGCTGGAGCCTGGCATGGTGGTGTCGATCGAACCGATGATCATGCTGCCCGAAGGGCGACCGGGGGCGGGCGGGTACCGCGAGCATGACATCCTGATCGTCAACGACAACGGTGCGGAGAACATCACCAAGTTCCCGTATGGGCCGGAGCACAACATCATTCGCAAATAA
- the proP_2 gene encoding Proline/betaine transporter (*Name proP_2), which produces MSSTTLDPSVVAGPAQNAERQALRKAARASFMGNFVEWFDYAAYGYLATIIAATFFPQTDKTTGLLATFAVFALSFLVRPIGGIVWGHFGDRHGRRNALSWSILIMSVSTFCIGLLPGYAQIGLWAPALLLLIRLVQGFSASGEYAGAAAFLAEYAPPGRRGLYTSIVPASTAAGLLFGAAFVAVLHELLSSEALHEWGWRLPFLLAAPFGLVGRYIRMSLQDTPKFLEMEQRLEHKAGMAPTPLRELLGQHRRSLAIGIGVTCLNAVAFYLLLSYMPTYLSSEMGMSERDSFIASTVSLATYIGLIFLMGRLSDRFGRKTMLVVASLLFLGLTVPLFRLLDGQPLLVILAIQICFGAILAMNDGTLPCLLAEIFPTRVRFSGFALSFNVANALFGGTAPFIATWLIQVTGSKLAPAGYLLAAALVALVAMLMCRETAHSALED; this is translated from the coding sequence ATGTCCAGCACCACACTTGACCCATCCGTCGTTGCCGGCCCCGCTCAAAACGCCGAGCGCCAGGCCCTGCGCAAGGCCGCCCGGGCCAGTTTCATGGGCAACTTTGTCGAGTGGTTCGACTATGCCGCCTACGGCTACCTGGCCACCATCATCGCCGCCACCTTCTTTCCGCAAACCGACAAGACCACTGGCCTTCTGGCAACCTTCGCCGTGTTTGCCCTGTCGTTTCTGGTACGCCCGATAGGCGGCATCGTCTGGGGGCACTTTGGCGACCGCCATGGCCGGCGCAATGCGCTGTCGTGGTCGATCCTGATCATGTCGGTGTCCACTTTCTGCATTGGCCTGTTGCCAGGCTATGCACAAATCGGCCTGTGGGCGCCGGCTCTGCTGTTGCTGATCCGCCTGGTGCAGGGTTTTTCTGCCTCGGGCGAGTACGCCGGTGCTGCGGCGTTTCTGGCCGAATATGCGCCGCCCGGCCGACGCGGCCTGTACACCAGCATCGTGCCGGCCAGCACGGCGGCGGGGTTGCTGTTTGGTGCGGCGTTCGTGGCGGTATTGCACGAGCTGCTTAGCAGCGAAGCCCTGCATGAATGGGGCTGGCGCCTGCCGTTCCTGCTGGCGGCGCCATTTGGGCTGGTAGGGCGCTATATCCGCATGAGCCTACAGGACACGCCCAAGTTTCTGGAGATGGAGCAGCGCCTGGAGCACAAGGCCGGCATGGCGCCAACGCCGCTGCGCGAGCTGCTGGGCCAGCACCGCCGCAGCCTGGCCATCGGCATTGGCGTTACCTGCCTGAACGCGGTGGCGTTCTACTTGCTGCTCAGTTATATGCCCACCTACCTGTCCAGTGAGATGGGCATGAGCGAGCGGGATTCATTCATTGCGTCGACAGTTTCGCTGGCCACCTACATTGGCTTGATCTTCCTGATGGGGCGGCTGTCCGACCGGTTTGGCCGCAAGACCATGCTGGTGGTGGCCTCGCTGTTGTTCCTGGGGCTGACCGTGCCGTTGTTCCGCCTGCTTGACGGGCAGCCGCTGCTGGTCATCCTGGCGATCCAGATTTGCTTCGGGGCGATACTGGCGATGAACGACGGGACCTTGCCGTGCCTGCTGGCCGAGATTTTCCCGACCCGGGTGCGTTTCAGTGGGTTTGCGCTCAGCTTCAATGTGGCCAACGCGCTGTTTGGCGGGACTGCGCCGTTCATAGCCACCTGGCTGATCCAGGTGACCGGCAGCAAGCTGGCGCCAGCGGGGTATTTGCTGGCGGCGGCACTGGTGGCGTTGGTGGCGATGTTGATGTGCAGGGAGACAGCGCACTCGGCCCTGGAGGACTGA
- the cdhR_5 gene encoding HTH-type transcriptional regulator CdhR (*Name cdhR_5): protein MLCDRVRGERDRQRVPLRTLLGSAQPKLSQVVAIMEANLEEPLGLEELASLNEVTVRQLERLFHKYLQRTPSQYYLELRLSRARELLLRSDVQVREVALACGFSSPAHFSKSYSRFFGLSPLGERRQASLH from the coding sequence TTGCTATGCGACCGGGTGCGGGGTGAGCGCGATCGCCAACGGGTACCACTGCGCACCCTGCTCGGCAGCGCCCAACCCAAGCTCAGCCAGGTGGTGGCGATCATGGAGGCCAACCTGGAAGAGCCACTGGGGCTGGAGGAGCTTGCCAGCCTTAACGAGGTGACCGTGCGCCAACTGGAGCGGCTGTTCCACAAGTACCTGCAACGCACGCCCAGCCAGTACTACCTGGAGCTGCGGCTGTCACGGGCGCGGGAGTTGCTGCTGCGCAGCGATGTGCAGGTGCGCGAGGTGGCATTAGCGTGCGGGTTCAGCTCGCCGGCGCATTTTTCCAAGAGTTACAGCCGGTTCTTCGGTTTGTCGCCGTTGGGGGAGCGACGGCAGGCCTCTTTGCACTGA
- the cdhR_6 gene encoding HTH-type transcriptional regulator CdhR (*Name cdhR_6) encodes MVHPASTNLSPSIVKSCSVKTFGFLILPNFTTIGLASAVETLRMANLAARKPLFRSVLIAADEAPVVASNGMRVLPDFSIANAPELDALLVVGANPIDRGRSSRPLIDWLRKLARQHLPLGGICTGSYLLAKAELLKGYRCTIHWEDLPTLQAHFPGIVISSQLFELDRDRYTCSGGVAAMDMMLQLVAREPGGQDIAAKAAEAVAMRPGAG; translated from the coding sequence ACCCCGCTTCTACAAACCTATCGCCGTCTATTGTAAAGAGTTGTTCCGTAAAGACCTTCGGCTTTCTGATTTTGCCCAATTTCACCACCATCGGCCTGGCGTCGGCGGTGGAGACCTTGCGCATGGCCAACCTGGCCGCGCGCAAGCCACTGTTTCGCAGCGTGCTGATTGCCGCGGACGAGGCGCCAGTGGTCGCCAGCAATGGCATGCGCGTACTGCCCGACTTCAGCATCGCCAACGCCCCCGAGCTGGATGCGCTGCTGGTGGTCGGCGCCAACCCGATCGACCGTGGCCGTAGCAGCCGCCCGCTGATCGACTGGTTGCGCAAGCTGGCCCGCCAGCACCTGCCATTGGGTGGTATCTGCACTGGTAGCTACCTGCTGGCCAAGGCCGAACTGCTAAAAGGCTACCGTTGCACCATCCATTGGGAAGACCTGCCCACCTTGCAGGCGCACTTCCCCGGCATTGTCATTTCCAGCCAGCTGTTCGAACTGGACCGCGACCGCTATACCTGCTCGGGTGGTGTGGCAGCGATGGACATGATGCTGCAACTGGTGGCCCGCGAACCCGGTGGCCAGGACATCGCAGCCAAGGCGGCCGAGGCTGTTGCTATGCGACCGGGTGCGGGGTGA